GCACGACGCATAGCCCTGCGGTGAGCAACACGAGCCTCAAGCTGGGTCGCGATCATGCGAGCCACGACGCGACTCTCGAGCTCAGGCACCCGGACAACCTCAACATAGATGCTAATCGGCTTACCAACAAGCTGCTTCAGCTCTTCAGATAAAGCCTCAAGGTTGGCCCGCCTCTGCCCGATCACCATACCAGGACGGGCAGTAGAGATCGTCACCGCAATCTTGGTGCCCACGCGACGAACAACCAAATTGGAGACTGCGGCATCGGCAAGTTTGGTATAGATGTAGCGCTTGATCCGAATATCTTCGGCCAGGTGCTCGGCATAGTGCCTCTCGTCAAACCACTGGGATTGCCACTCCTTAGTGTAGCCGAGCCTGAATCCGTAGGGGTGAACCTTCTGTCCCATTATTCTGTCCTCTTTTCGTCGGATATCTTTACCGTAAGATGAGCAAATCTTTTACGTATAATCACCCCGCGACCGCGAGGAGCAGCACGCAGCCTCCTCATTATGGGCCCGGTGTCCGCACGAGCATCCACCACAAAGTAACCCTGGCGCTCAAACTTCGCCTTACCCAATCTGGATTCGGCGTTGGCGATAGCCGACCTAAGGGTCTTGAGGATCGGTTCCTTGCTCGGCTTGTTAAGGAACGCGAGTATCCTGAGGGCCTCGTCCACCTGTCGACCGCGAATCAACCCTAAGATCCTCGTAAACTTCTTTGCAGATCCGCGAACGAACCTTGCACGTGCAATCACCTCGCTCATCTCTTCTTCCTTCTAGTTTCACTTGCCTCTTTCTTTCCGCCGTGATGGCCGCGATAGGTACGTGTAGGCGCAAACTCACCCAGCTTGTGACCGACCATCTGTTCGGTGATGTAGACCGGTATAAACTTGCGTCCGTTATGCACCGCTATCGTATGCCCCACAAACTCCGGGGGTACTGTGGAACGCCGCGCCCACGTGCGGATCACCTTCTTCTGCTTGCGGGTATCCAGCGCCATCACCTTCCCAAGGAGCCCCTCATCCACATAGGGGCCTTTCTTGAGCGAACGTCCCACTACTTCCTCCTTTTAACGATCAGGCGGTTTGAGGCTTTCTTCCTGTTCCGCGTCTTCTTACCCTTGGCGATCAATCCGGTGCGCGAACAAGGCGGACGGCCACCCGATGCCTTACCTTCCCCGCCGCCCATGGGATGATCCACTGGGTTCATGGCGACGGCACGAGTCCGAGGACGCCTGCCCATGTGACGCCTTCTGCCTGCCTTACCCAGGCTTACCTTTCCATGCTCAGGGTTGGAAACACGACCTATCGTAGCATAACATGAGGTGTTAAAGAGCCTCACCTCCCCTGAGGGGAGCTTGAGGAACGCACGCTCCCCCTCCTTTGCAAGTATCTGGGCCGACGAACCAGCGCTCCGAACCATACGTCCCTTGGTGCGGGGGAATATCTGAAGATTGTGAATCTCGATCCCCACCGGAATATTTAAAAGCGGCATTGCATTCCCCAAACGAAGAGGGGCCTCAGGCCCTGCAACAACCTGATCGCCTCTCGCAAGCCCGTCAGGTGCGAGTATATATCGGTACTCGCCGTCCCGATGACACACCAACGCGATGTTGGCGGTGCGATTAGGATCGTACTGAATAGATACGACCTTAGCCGCAATACCTATCTTGTCGTCTCGCTTGAAGTCTATAATGCGGTAGTGCCGCTTCTGGCCACCCCCGCGATGTGGTGCGGTGATACGCCCCTGGTTGTTGCGACCGCCCGTCTTACGCAAGGGCTCAAGCAGAGATTTGTGGGGCTTAGTGCTGGAGACCTCTTTATCGTAAAGCACCTCGTAGGAGCGGCGTCCAGGTGTAATTGGCTTGTACTTCTTAACTCGTGATACTACTCGTCCCATCAGGCTCCTCCTGCGAGCTCCTCGATACGCTCGCCCTTGGCCAGCCTCACCACAGCCTTCTTCCAATCCGAGCGTTTACCTTCAAACCGACCGAGGCGCTTGCGTTTGCCCTTGACCTTCATGATATTAACGTCCTTAACGTGAACATGGAACAGCTCCTCAACCGCTGCACGCACTTGGTACTTATTAGCGTCTATGGCAACCGCTAAGATGTACTGCCCATTCTCATCTCGTGCTATAAGAGACTTTTCGGTTACTATAGGATGGCGAATTACAAACCTGGGGTCACTCATCTGTACCTCTCAACGAGCGGCTTGCAAGCCGACTTAAACAGAACAAGCTTCTGGCGACGCCAGACTGCGTAGGCGTTAAGAT
The DNA window shown above is from candidate division TA06 bacterium B3_TA06 and carries:
- a CDS encoding 30S ribosomal protein S3, producing MGQKVHPYGFRLGYTKEWQSQWFDERHYAEHLAEDIRIKRYIYTKLADAAVSNLVVRRVGTKIAVTISTARPGMVIGQRRANLEALSEELKQLVGKPISIYVEVVRVPELESRVVARMIATQLEARVAHRRAMRRAVIQAMKLGARGIKVVVSGRLGGAEIARSERQWAGQVPLQTLAADIDYAQETAYTIAGTIGVKVWICKGGAAETWGK
- a CDS encoding 50S ribosomal protein L22; its protein translation is MSEVIARARFVRGSAKKFTRILGLIRGRQVDEALRILAFLNKPSKEPILKTLRSAIANAESRLGKAKFERQGYFVVDARADTGPIMRRLRAAPRGRGVIIRKRFAHLTVKISDEKRTE
- a CDS encoding 30S ribosomal protein S19, giving the protein MGRSLKKGPYVDEGLLGKVMALDTRKQKKVIRTWARRSTVPPEFVGHTIAVHNGRKFIPVYITEQMVGHKLGEFAPTRTYRGHHGGKKEASETRRKKR
- a CDS encoding 50S ribosomal protein L2, which codes for MGRVVSRVKKYKPITPGRRSYEVLYDKEVSSTKPHKSLLEPLRKTGGRNNQGRITAPHRGGGQKRHYRIIDFKRDDKIGIAAKVVSIQYDPNRTANIALVCHRDGEYRYILAPDGLARGDQVVAGPEAPLRLGNAMPLLNIPVGIEIHNLQIFPRTKGRMVRSAGSSAQILAKEGERAFLKLPSGEVRLFNTSCYATIGRVSNPEHGKVSLGKAGRRRHMGRRPRTRAVAMNPVDHPMGGGEGKASGGRPPCSRTGLIAKGKKTRNRKKASNRLIVKRRK
- a CDS encoding 50S ribosomal protein L23, with product MSDPRFVIRHPIVTEKSLIARDENGQYILAVAIDANKYQVRAAVEELFHVHVKDVNIMKVKGKRKRLGRFEGKRSDWKKAVVRLAKGERIEELAGGA